Proteins found in one Planococcus citri chromosome 2, ihPlaCitr1.1, whole genome shotgun sequence genomic segment:
- the LOC135836094 gene encoding ninjurin-2-like, whose translation MLAKYFQKFFKMSNSSVAPVDTLVAENEAELKKQGTININQYTTKKTVAQGMLDIALLTSNASQLKYILQTGEKMQFYHILLWLISSSIILQIVVGGLFLMIGGLNLNDKPDHKRATLLNDIILLFIFLITSVNVIISGFGLNSTVA comes from the exons ATGCTcgccaaatattttcaaaagtttttcaaaatgtctaaTTCTTCAGTTGCACCGGTGGATACGTTGGTAGCCGAAAATGAAGCCGAATTA aaaaaacAAGGAACAATTAACATCAACCAATACACAACGAAGAAAACCGTCGCCCAAGGAATGTTAGATATAGCTTTGCTAACCTCAAACGCAAGTCAATTAAAGTACATTTTGCAAACGGGcgaaaaaatgcagttttatCACATATTGTTATGGCTGATTAGTAGTTCCATAATCCTTCAG ATTGTTGTAGGTGGTTTATTTCTAATGATCGGCGGATTAAACCTTAACGATAAACCGGATCACAAAAGAGCAACTTTACTCAACGACATTATCCTATTATTCATTTTCCTGATTACTTCTGTAAATGTGATAATTTCTGGATTTGGTCTGAATTCAACGGTGGCATGA
- the LOC135834089 gene encoding ninjurin-2-like, which produces MADQIVEMEKSIEKDENSSTEVYPSSRNSQRSGTLFNIFALKKAAAQGMMDVALMTSNANQLRYLMEYGPRSWYRGLILMISTYYLKGEKEVIVGIILIMKGRSDFRRRSTFRRQKTKHDIQLNQCVGVGVFLITVVNVFIAAFGVNVASPTMQPVQTSSQTKDK; this is translated from the exons atggccgaTCAAATagttgaaatggaaaaatcaatcgaaaaagatgaaaattccaGCACCGAGGTCTATCCAAGTAGTCGTAACAGTCAACGAAGTGGAACTTTGTTCAATATATTTGCTTTGAAAAAAGCCGCAGCTCAAGGGATGATGGATGTTGCTTTGATGACTTCTAACGCCAACCAGCTGCGATATTTGATGGAATATGGTCCCCGAA GTTGGTATCGCGGGTTAATTTTAATGATAAGTACGTACTACTTAAAAGGTgaaaaagaa GTAATCgttggaataattttgattatgaAAGGTCGATCAGATTTCCGTAGACGATCTACTTTTCGTCGCCAAAAAACCAAACATGATATTCAATTGAATCAGTGTGTAGGTGTGGGAGTATTTTTAATCACCGTAGTTAACGTATTTATTGCGGCCTTCGGTGTGAATGTAGCTTCTCCAACAATGCAACCTGTTCAAACGTCATCGCAGACCAAGGATAAATAA
- the LOC135836080 gene encoding uncharacterized protein LOC135836080 isoform X2 produces MCIIVVPSRIKISQLVFFPYQSTYVCYNVAWKKRLLKNRVRRHRCPHTPVNEGPIITYQDEITTKTLTKEEYQAFSSQKISRPVLQHLHTDLQLQKNDSLQIQTDSKVQFQHKHAEKQEVINVEDNLHFEGEYHLEQEDFTALYNERQITTQPTDNFKLEDDFERPTRPAFLPAEHPPKPIKPSDNLKLEGDFERPKHQKVIHVERPSLIKPADNLKPEGNFERPTPTKVQPSERPKPIKPADNLILEGECERPSPIKIIPGERTVPIKPFDNLHLEGDFEYPKPTEFKSAERSKQKKPDDNLYPEGEFDYPIPVQFVPAERPKQKKPNDNLYPEGEFEQPAPTAFVPAERPKLKKPTDNLYQEGEFERPKPKEFVHAERPKPKKSEDNVYPEGDFEHLKLGEAATSERPKPVKPSDNLKLEGEFEHPVKSEPGIPDHAIVIKPVDNLKPEGKFFGQRVITEEFQHIVGERAEVHRHTDNLVIGGKFNAKTTQQTEFTGVQVERPKLIRRNTFTKLEGDITTETTSSLDFRQYQNVERTTKVIRREDNILLGDETSQVTTQNRDDYPERWIVKPEKPRKHIDNLQVSGEFYSSTSTKEDFCAYQDIIARETIKRPQDNLIIEGTMILETSAMTDFTKKLPEHIEPQRRRTWTKQDGEQFFETTTSKEFKAQVIERVSKTIHQDNLEISTRKFDCITTAQEVYQVYETEERVKPKKPKDNLKPEGKFDRPVIEEIEMTKRPELIKPKDNLKLEGEFERPKAKKVLEVEHQKPIKQKDNLKTEGEFERPTTAAFVPVERPKPIKPCDNLKPEGEFEKLTRFQFVPVERPKPIRPHDNLRPEGDFERPKQIEFKLVEKSKPIKPCDNLKPEGEFEKLERFKFTPGERPKPVKPSDNLYPEGDFERPKPVEFVPVERPKPIKPDDNLKSEGNFEIPKLVKFVPAERPKLIKPVDNLKPEGVFERPKQLGFVLTEKPKPIKPRDNLKPEGDFERLEQTEFKPANRPKPNKPGDNLKLEGDFEMHKQSEFSLVERLRPVKPGDTLHLEGDFERLKQEFVLAERLKPIKLNGNLKLEGNSETHKVPEFTLVEHPKPIKPKDNLKLEGEFEKLEEKLFPPAERSTPVKPIDNLKIEGEFTKRVEQYYVSVERPKPIKPLDNLRTEGEFQQPQEIEFIPTERPKPVKPIDNLKLEGEFYNKFEICEFTPEERPKQVIPEDNLKLEGEFERPMPKEFIPAEHPKPIKPNDNLKLEGKFEQPKQTKFEPAEKVTIIKHKDNLRTKGLFESRVVNEFVPVQRPKPIKPCDNLKLEGEFQKPVELEFIPAENPTIICHTDNLRTEGIFEGKQIVNKYVTAEVPSLMKPTNNFKLEGKLEIPEKPEFIPAEKTTIRYKDNLKTKEAIFEGRVVEEFILAEMRQPVKPVDNLILEGEFEKPKEVKYMAAERPKLTKPSDNLKLEGEFEKPKKVDFVPVGRPKPIKPTDNLKMEGEFEKPKQNQFVPGERSKQVKQHDNLRPEGDFERPKPKEFVPAERPIPIKPCDNLKLEGKFEKPHQAKFVSVERPEPIKQNDNLKPEGEFVRPKPTQFVPADRPKPIKQNDNLKPEGDFERPKPTQFVPAERPKPIKQNDNLKPEGDFERPKPTQFVPAERPKPIKQNDNLKPEGEFERPKPTQFVPAERPKQKKPENNLHLEGEFERPKPGQFVPAERPKQKKPCDNLHLEGEFECLEPKAFICTKKTKQIKPGDNLRPKGDIIKSKKAQFVPTDRPKPIKHQDNLKLEGDFERRKPVGFTLAERPKLIKPKDNLHLEGEFEQPKAVEFIAAERPKQVKPSDNLKPEGNFERPKSTRFIPSERRIPVKPIDNLKLEGVFHKPKETSFVYVERPKPIKHTDNLHIEGEFTKQDKTDTFTAVEVERTKPIKHTDNLRMEGEFTKRVRMETIKAVVEERSKLIKPVDNLKIEGKFTKQVKTETVSQPVVEKSKLIKPVDNLRIEREQVTQHIVQQQQVIQQQKVERHSTIRQTDNLGVKGKFEGRVEHFDPTHVVEPVKTVKPKDNIQPKEDFVRCPIQNVQTQTKQVQAVKHQNNLKMEGHFNNIKNEAFKAAQRSVPKNLSTLKPDGPMIIEPKKDFTSIQPDRVTVIRPRDNLRVEGEFVKHKVGTSEQHSTLQTVKPSKLNLDQITQRLQDVNRYMVKGDMQDISYRTTSNSSTSSIIGGTSQISSNTKSSNSHIVNGQTTQNSLNIGNSTQTNRKMMNEKSTQEKVGSKINLALAISTTTRADRQCLSQSNNLGSHNATHELISKTHISDQHIPITNQVICTRNQNTKNLQSKSKLSDTERSSKESLSSIHHRKNVISSTSEDVSNSVLHRKGIVVNVSEPGIHTISSTAAIQRKSIQNIDGQFSSQQQSDRKSLSSLHRQGVPDSHAHNTHTYSRRQNDNLTVDTFSHFANESGSTGYGGFAKSQKVKTVKSHNTSQITFGADYSKQNMHSSYRKEFTPRVIGPCPAASIVTNQAPISFKHTRDTKSHKFYTYSESNS; encoded by the exons gcgTCACAGATGTCCTCACACTCCTGTCAATGAAGGTCCTATCATAACCTATCAGGATGAAATCACCACCAAAACATTAACAAAAGAAGAATATCAAGCGTTTTCATCTCAGAAAATTTCAAGACCAGTATTGCAGCATCTGCATACTGACctacaactgcaaaaaaatgattctcttCAAATACAGACTGATTCTAAAGTTCAATTCCAGCACAAACATGCTGAAAAGCAGGAAGT aattaatgTGGAAGATAACCTCCATTTTGAAGGAGAATATCACCTTGAACAAGAAGACTTTACAGCTCTTTATAATGAAAGACAAATCACCACACAGCCAACAGATAACTTTAAACTTGAAGATGATTTTGAAAGACCAACTAGACCTGCCTTTTTACCTGCTGAACATCCTCCAAAACCTATCAAACCTTCTGATAACTTAAAACTAGAGGGAGATTTTGAAAGACCCAAACACCAAAAAGTCATTCATGTTGAGAGACCTTCTCTAATAAAACCAGCTGACAATTTAAAACCTGAAGGTAACTTTGAACGACCAACTCCTACAAAAGTGCAGCCCAGTGAACGTCCAAAGCCAATAAAACCAGCCGATAATTTAATACTTGAGGGAGAATGTGAAAGACCTTCtccaatcaaaattatacctgGTGAAAGAACAGTCCCTATCAAACCATTTGATAACTTACATCTTGAAGGTGATTTTGAATACCCAAAGCCAACTGAATTTAAATCAGCTGAAAGATCTAAGCAGAAAAAACCTGATGACAATTTATATCCAGAAGGAGAATTTGACTATCCAATACCAGTACAGTTTGTGCCAGCAGAGAGACCAAAGCAGAAAAAACCAAATGATAATTTATACCCTGAAGGAGAATTTGAGCAACCTGCACCAACTGCATTTGTTCCTGCAGAGAGACCCAAACTTAAAAAGCCCACTGATAATTTATATCAGGAAGGAGAATTTGAACGACCGAAACCAAAAGAATTTGTCCATGCTGAAAGGCCAAAACCTAAAAAGTCTGAAGACAATGTATACCCTGAAGGAGATTTTGAACATCTGAAGCTAGGTGAAGCTGCCACTAGTGAGAGGCCCAAACCAGTGAAACCTTCTGACAACTTGAAGCTAGAAGGGGAATTTGAACATCCTGTAAAAAGTGAACCTGGTATACCAGATCATGCTATCGTTATAAAACCTGTAGATAACTTGAAACCAGAAGGAAAATTCTTTGGACAAAGGGTCATAACAGAGGAATTTCAACATATTGTTGGAGAAAGAGCAGAAGTTCATAGACACACGGATAACTTGGTCATAGGTGGAAAATTCAATG CCAAAACTACCCAACAAACTGAATTTACTGGAGTGCAAGTGGAGCGACCCAAGCTAATTCGAAGAAACACATTTACAAAACTTGAAGGCGACATAACTACTGAAACTACAAGTTCCCTAGATTTTAGACAATACCAGAATGTTGAGAGAACTACAAAAGTTATAAGAAGAGAAGACAATATTTTATTAGGAGATGAAACATCACAG GTCACCACACAAAATCGTGATGATTATCCTGAGAGGTGGATTGTTAAACCAGAAAAACCAAGAAAACATATTGACAATTTACAAGTTAGTGGAGAATTTTACTCATCTACTAGCACAAAAGAAGATTTCTGTGCTTATCAAGACATCATAGCAAGAGAAACAATCAAAAGACCACAAGATAATTTGATTATAGAAGGCACAATGATTTTAGAGACTTCTGCAATGActgattttactaaaaaattacctgaacATATTGAACCTCAAAGACGAAGAACATGGACAAAGCAAGATGGTGAACAATTCTTTGAAACTACAACATCTAAAGAATTTAAAGCTCAAGTAATAGAAAGAGTATCCAAAACAATCCATCAAGACAATCTTGAAATAAGCACAAGAAAATTTGATTGCATAACTACTGCTCAAGAAGTTTATCAAGTGTATGAGACTGAAGAAAGAGTAAAACCAAAGAAACCAAAAGATAATTTAAAACCTGAAGGTAAATTTGATAGACCAGTAATTGAGGAAATTGAAATGACTAAACGACCTGAACTGATCAAACCAAAAGATAACCTTAAACTAGAAGGAGAATTTGAAAGACCTAAAGCTAAAAAAGTACTAGAAGTAGAGCATCAAAAACCAATAAAACAAAAAGATAATCTTAAAACAGAAGGTGAATTTGAAAGACCAACTACTGCTGCATTTGTCCCAGTAGAAAGGCCAAAGCCGATCAAACCTTGTGATAATTTGAAACCAGaaggagaatttgaaaaactaacaAGATTTCAATTTGTACCAGTAGAAAGGCCCAAACCAATTAGGCCACATGACAATCTTAGGCCTGAAGGTGACTTTGAAAGACCCAAGCAGATTGAATTCAAACTGgtggaaaaatcaaaacctaTTAAACCATGTGATAATTTAAAACCTgaaggtgaatttgaaaaactagagAGATTCAAATTCACACCTGGGGAAAGACCTAAGCCTGTTAAACCTAGTGATAATTTATACCCAGAAGGTGACTTTGAAAGACCAAAACCAGTAGAATTTGTGCCAGTAGAGAGACCTAAACCAATTAAGCCAGATGATAATCTTAAATCAGAAGGTAACTTTGAAATACCCAAACTAGTGAAATTTGTTCCTGCTGAAAGGCCAAAACTCATCAAGCCTGTTGATAATCTCAAACCTGAAGGGGTTTTTGAAAGACCAAAACAATTAGGATTTGTTCTTACAGAAAAACCTAAACCAATCAAACCTAGGGATAACTTAAAACCAGAGGGTGATTTTGAAAGACTAGAACAAACTGAATTCAAACCAGCTAATAGACCCAAACCTAACAAGCCTGGTGATAATCTTAAACTAGAAGGTGACTTTGAAATGCATAAACAATCTGAATTTTCATTGGTAGAGAGATTAAGACCAGTAAAACCTGGAGATACTCTTCATCTTGAAGGTGATTTTGAGAGATTAAAACAAGAATTTGTTTTGGCAGAGAGACTAAAACCTATAAAACTTAATGGCAATCTTAAACTAGAGGGTAATTCTGAGACACACAAAGTTCCTGAATTTACTCTAGTTGAGCACCCAAAACCAATAAAACCAAAAgataatttaaaacttgaagGAGAATTCGAAAAACTAGAAGAAAAACTATTCCCACCTGCAGAAAGATCAACTCCAGTGAAACctattgataatttgaaaatagaagGGGAATTTACTAAAAGAGTAGAGCAGTATTATGTATCAGTTGAAAGACCTAAGCCAATCAAACCCTTAGATAATTTAAGAACTGAAGGAGAATTTCAACAACcacaagaaattgaatttattcCTACTGAGAGACCTAAACCAGTAAAACCAATAGATAATCTAAAACTAGAAGGAGAATTCTATAATAAATTTGAGATTTGTGAATTCACACCTGAAGAAAGACCAAAACAAGTTATACCAGAGGATAATTTGAAGCTAGAAGGTGAATTTGAAAGGCCAATGCCAAAAGAATTTATTCCTGCTGAACATCCTAAACCAATAAAACCAAATGATAACCTAAAACTAGAGGGCAAATTTGAACAACCAAAACAAACAAAGTTTGAACCTGCAGAAAAAGTAACTATTATAAAACATAAAGATAATTTGAGAACTAAAGGTCTATTTGAAAGCAGAGTTGTGAATGAGTTTGTGCCAGTACAGAGACCTAAACCAATAAAACCATGTGATAACTTGAAACTAGAAGGAGAATTTCAAAAGCCTGTAGAATTAGAATTTATACCAGCAGAAAACCCCACTATTATATGCCATACAGACAATCTTAGGACAGAAGGTATCTTTGAAGGCAAACAAATAGTGAACAAATATGTCACAGCTGAAGTTCCATCACTAATGAAACCAACTAATAACTTTAAACTTGAAGGAAAACTTGAGATTCCTGAGAAACCTGAGTTTATTCCAGCAGAGAAAACTACTATAAGATATAAGGAcaacttgaaaacaaaagaaGCCATTTTTGAAGGCAGAGTTGTTGAAGAGTTTATTCTAGCTGAAATGAGACAACCTGTGAAACCAGTTGATAACTTGATACTTGAAGGTGAATTTGAGAAGCCAAAAGAAGTCAAATATATGGCAGCAGAGAGGCCAAAACTAACAAAACCTTCAGATAATCTTAAACTTGAGGGAGAATTTGAGAAACCTAAAAAGGTTGATTTTGTGCCTGTTGGACGCCCAAAACCAATTAAACCAACAGATAACCTAAAAATGgaaggtgaatttgaaaaaccaaaacaaaatcaatttgttcCAGGTGAAAGGTCCAAACAAGTTAAGCAACATGATAATCTTAGACCTGAAGGAGATTTTGAGAGACCCAAACCTAAAGAATTTGTGCCAGCTGAAAGACCAATACCAATCAAACCTTGTGATAACCTCAAACTTgaaggtaaatttgaaaaaccccaTCAAGCCAAATTTGTATCTGTAGAAAGGCCTGAACCTATCAAACAAAATGATAATCTAAAACCAGAAGGTGAATTTGTAAGGCCCAAACCTACACAATTTGTTCCAGCAGACAGGCCTAAACCTATCAAACAAAATGATAATCTAAAACCTGAAGGTGACTTTGAAAGGCCCAAACCTACACAATTTGTTCCAGCAGAAAGGCCTAAACCAATCAAACAAAATGATAATCTAAAACCTGAAGGTGACTTTGAAAGGCCCAAACCTACACAATTTGTTCCAGCAGAAAGGCCTAAACCTATCAAACAAAATGATAATCTCAAACCTGAAGGTGAATTTGAAAGGCCCAAACCTACACAATTTGTTCCAGCAGAAAGGCCTAAGCAGAAGAAACCAGAAAATAATCTTCATCTAGAGGGAGAATTTGAGAGACCTAAACCAGGCCAATTTGTCCCTGCTGAAAGGCCTAAACAAAAGAAACCCTGTGATAATTTGCACCTAGAAGGAGAATTTGAATGTCTTGAACCAAAAGCTTTTATATGTactaaaaaaaccaaacaaattaAACCAGGTGATAATTTGAGACCTAAAGGTGATattataaaatccaaaaaagctcaatttgtACCAACAGATAGACCAAAACCAATTAAACATCAAGATAATTTAAAACTAGAAGGTGATTTTGAAAGGAGGAAACCAGTTGGCTTTACTTTAGCTGAAAGGCCCAAACTAATTAAACCTAAGGACAATTTACATTTAGAAGGAGAATTTGAGCAACCAAAAGCAGTTGAGTTTATTGCTGCAGAACGTCCTAAGCAAGTAAAACCTTCTGATAACTTGAAACCAGAAGGCAATTTTGAGAGACCAAAATCAACTAGATTTATACCTTCTGAAAGACGGATACCGGTGAAACCTATAGATAATTTAAAACTAGAGGGAGTCTTCCACAAACCAAAAGAGACCTCATTTGTATATGTTGAGAGGCCTAAACCAATTAAACACACTGATAACCTTCACATTGAGGGTGAATTTACCAAACAGGACAAAACTGATACATTTACTGCTGTTGAAGTAGAAAGGACAAAACCAATCAAACACACAGACAATCTCCGCATGGAGGGAGAATTCACAAAACGAGTGAGAATGGAAACTATTAAAGCAGTAGTTGAAGAACGCTCAAAACTAATAAAACCTGTGGATAACCTTAAAATTGAGgggaaattcacaaaacaagtaaaaactgaaactgtATCTCAACCAGTTGTTGAAAAAAGCAAACTAATAAAACCAGTAGATAATTTAAGAATTGAAAGAGAACAAGTTACTCAGCACATTGTCCAGCAGCAGCAAGTTATTCAgcaacaaaaagttgaaagacATTCTACAATTAGGCAAACTGATAACTTGGGAGTGAAAGGTAAATTTGAGGGTCGAGTTGAACATTTTGATCCAACACATGTAGTGGAACCTGTCAAAACAGTCAAACCCAAAGATAATATACAACCAAAAGAAGATTTTGTGAGGTGTCCTATACAAAATGTACAAACTCAAACCAAACAAGTACAAGCTGTTAAgcatcaaaataatttaaaaatggaagGACACTTTAATAATATAAAGAATGAAGCCTTCAAAGCTGCACAAAGATCTGTACCAAAAAACCTAAGCACATTGAAACCTGATGGTCCCATGATAATAGAACCCAAGAAAGATTTCACATCAATTCAACCTGATAGAGTTACTGTTATAAGGCCTAGGGATAACCTGAGGGTAGAAGGAGAATTTGTAAAACATAAGGTTGGTACTAGTGAACAACATAGCACTCTACAAACAGTCAAACCATCTAAATTGAATCTTGATCAAATCACACAAAGATTGCAGGATGTGAATCGATATATGGTAAAAGGTGATATGCAAGACATATCATATAGAACAACTTCTAATAGTTCTACAAGTTCCATTATTGGAGGAACATCTCAAATCTCTTCCAATACAAAATCCAGTAACAGTCACATTGTGAATGGTCAAACTACACAAAATAGTCTAAATATTGGAAACTCAACCCAGACAAATCGAAAgatgatgaatgaaaaaagtaCTCAAGAAAAAGTTGGCTCTAAGATCAACCTAGCTTTGGCAATTAGCACTACAACTCGAGCAGATAGACAATGCCTCAGTCAATCTAATAATTTAGGTTCTCACAATGCTACCCATGAGCTCATTTCAAAAACACACATCTCTGATCAACACATACCAATTACCAATCAAGTTATTTGTACAAGaaaccaaaatacaaaaaatctacAATCAAAGTCTAAATTATCAGACACAGAGAGATCATCCAAAGAAAGCTTATCTAGCATACACCACCGTAAAAATGTAATCAGTTCAACATCAGAAGATGTTAGTAATTCAGTGCTACATAGAAAAGGAATAGTTGTAAATGTTTCTGAACCTGGAATTCACACCATTTCCAGCACAGCAGCTATTCAACGTAAAAGTATACAAAATATTGATGGTCAATTTAGTTCACAACAACAATCAGATCGTAAAAGTCTGAGTTCCCTTCACAGACAAGGTGTTCCTGACAGTCATGCTCATAACACTCACACCTACAGCAGAAGACAAAACGATAATTTGACTGTTGATACATTTAGTCATTTTGCTAATGAATCTGGATCAACAGGTTATGGTGGTTTTGCCAAATCTCAAAAAGTTAAAACAGTTAAAAGCCACAATACTTCCCAAATTACCTTCGGAGCAGATTATTCCAAACAGAATATGCATTCATCATATCGCAAAGAATTCACTCCTAGAGTGATAGGTCCATGCCCTGCAGCATCAATAGTTACCAACCAAGCACCAATTTCTTTCAAACATACAAGAGATACCAAATCACACAAATTTTATACATATAGTGAGAGTAATTCATAA